In one window of Anser cygnoides isolate HZ-2024a breed goose chromosome 3, Taihu_goose_T2T_genome, whole genome shotgun sequence DNA:
- the LOC106030437 gene encoding glutathione S-transferase: MAGKPKLHYTCGRGKMESIRWLLAAAGVEFEEQFIETNEHLEKLRNGGSLLFQQVPLVEIDGMKMVQTRAILNYIAGKYNLYGKDLKERAWIDMYVEGTTDLMGMIMQLPLQSAEMREKNLALIIERAKTRYFPVYEKALKDHGHDYLVGNKFSWADIQLLEAILMVEECKPDILSAFPQLQAFKGRISNIPTIKKFLQPGSQRKPPADDKYIANVRKIFNI; this comes from the exons ATGGCGGGGAAACCTAAGCTGCACTATACCTGTGGAAGGGGGAAAATGGAGTCAATCCGATGGCTGTTAGCAGCAGCTGGGGTTGAG tttgagGAACAATTCATAGAAACAAATGAACACCTAGAAAAACTACGCAATG gtggATCCCTGCTGTTCCAGCAAGTGCCCCTGGTGGAGATCGATGGGATGAAGATGGTGCAGACCAGGGCCATCCTCAACTACATCGCAGGGAAATACAACCTCTATGGGAAGGACCTGAAGGAGAGAGCCTG gatTGATATGTATGTGGAAGGAACAACAGACCTGATGGGAATGATCATGCAGCTCCCTTTGCAGTCAGCCGAGATGAGAGAAAAGAATCTTGCCTTAATCATTGAACGAGCTAAGACCAGATACTTTCCTGTTTATGAAAAG GCCTTAAAAGACCATGGTCATGATTATCTTGTTGGCAACAAATTTAGCTGGGCGGACATCCAACTGCTGGAAGCCATTCTAATGGTAGAAGAATGTAAGCCAGACATACTGTCTGCATTCCCTCAGCTACAG gcttttaaaggaagaataaGCAACATTCCAACAATCAAAAAATTCTTGCAGCCTGGCAGCCAGAGGAAGCCACCAGCAGATGACAAGTACATTGCTAATGTGAGGAAAATATTCAATATCTAA
- the TMEM14A gene encoding transmembrane protein 14A isoform X2, which produces MAIDWIGFAYAALLAVGGVVGYTRKGSKISLAAGLTFGSVAGYGAYCVTRDPKNVKISLFSAFLLTIIMGMRFKRSKKLMPAGLVACLSLLMILRLVFMLM; this is translated from the exons ATGGCTATTGACTGGATTGGATTTGCATATGCTGCACTGCTGGCTGTTGGAGGCGTTGTAGGATATACTCGTAAAG GTAGTAAAATCTCCTTAGCTGCTGGTCTTACCTTTGGCTCTGTGGCTGGTTATGGAGCTTACTGTGTGACACGTGATCCGAAAAATGTGAAGATATCATTGT tttcagcttttcttttgacCATTATCATGGGAATGAGGTTCAAGAGGTCCAAGAAATTAATGCCAGCCGGACTAGTAGCATGCCTGAG CCTTTTGATGATTCTGAGGCTTGTTTTTATGCTGATGTAG
- the TMEM14A gene encoding transmembrane protein 14A isoform X1, translated as MAIDWIGFAYAALLAVGGVVGYTRKGSKISLAAGLTFGSVAGYGAYCVTRDPKNVKISLFSAFLLTIIMGMRFKRSKKLMPAGLVACLREEKLRCKWSRCKSFESGLKLENIIFCCGSLFKPRQSVSVDTEL; from the exons ATGGCTATTGACTGGATTGGATTTGCATATGCTGCACTGCTGGCTGTTGGAGGCGTTGTAGGATATACTCGTAAAG GTAGTAAAATCTCCTTAGCTGCTGGTCTTACCTTTGGCTCTGTGGCTGGTTATGGAGCTTACTGTGTGACACGTGATCCGAAAAATGTGAAGATATCATTGT tttcagcttttcttttgacCATTATCATGGGAATGAGGTTCAAGAGGTCCAAGAAATTAATGCCAGCCGGACTAGTAGCATGCCTGAG GGAGGAAAAACTCAGATGCAAATGGTCAAGATGCAAAAGTTTTGAATCGGGACttaaactggaaaatattattttctgttgtggATCTCTTTTCAAGCCTAGGCAGAGTGTTTCAGTGGACACTGAGCTGTAG